From the Anoplopoma fimbria isolate UVic2021 breed Golden Eagle Sablefish chromosome 14, Afim_UVic_2022, whole genome shotgun sequence genome, one window contains:
- the LOC129102836 gene encoding tripartite motif-containing protein 16-like gives MKIFCRTDQQCICYLCSIDEHKGHDTVSAAAEMAERQKELGTSRQMIQQRIQNREKDVKVLQKELEAINRSADKAVTDSEKIFTDAKLQIRSRQKSEVSHVNRLQEKLQQEIADLNGKDAELERLSRAADHTQFLHSYASLSRLGEATDSPSVKIRSQRYTEDVTAAVSEVRDKLQDILSEEWSTISLAGTEEVLVPQAEPETRTDFLKYSCQITLDQNTAHKYMSLEYGQKAKHIYVQNFYYGHPDSFTDWCQILCRESLTGRCYWEVECNGSAIFVAVAYKKMSRVGRESAFGNNDKSWALQCFHDGYEFSHNNMRTSISGPHSPTVGVYLDHSAGILSFYSVSETMTLLHRVQTTFTQPLCPGLGIHSRGASAKICGASDTEEETA, from the coding sequence ATGAAGATATTCTGCCGCACTGATCAACAATGTATCTGTTATCTTTGCTCCATTGATGAACATAAAGGCCACGACACAGTCTCAGCCGCAGCAGAAATGGCCGAGAGGCAGAAAGAGCTTGGGACGAGTCGACAAATGATCCAGCAGAGAATccagaacagagagaaagatgtgaAGGTGCTTCAGAAGGAGCTGGAGGCTATCAACCGCTCCGCTGATAAAGCTGTGACTGACAGCGAGAAGATCTTCACGGACGCAAAGCTGCAGATCAGATCTCGTCAGAAATCAGAAGTGAGTCACGTCAACAGGCTTcaggagaagctgcagcaggagaTAGCCGATCTGAACGGGAAAGACGCTGAGCTGGAGCGGCTCTCACGCGCAGCAGATCACACCCAGTTTCTGCACAGCTACGCCTCACTGTCGCGTCTCGGCGAGGCTACAGATTCGCCCAGCGTCAAGATCCGTTCCCAAAGGTACACCGAGGATGTGACTGCTGCTGTGTCGGAGGTCAGAGATAAACTACAGGACATTCTCAGCGAGGAATGGAGCACGATCTCATTGGCAGGGACTGAAGAGGTTTTAGTGCCACAAGCAGAGCCCGAGACTAGAACTGACTTCCTCAAATACTCGTGTCAAATCACACTGGatcaaaacacagcacacaaatatatgtCTTTGGAATATGGCCAAAAGGCAAAGCATATATATGTTCAAAATTTTTATTATGGTCACCCAGACAGTTTTACTGACTGGTGTCAGATTTTGTGTAGAGAAAGTCTGACTGGACGTTGTTACTGGGAGGTGGAGTGCAATGGGAGTGCCATTTTTGTTGCAGTCGCATACAAGAAAATGAGCAGAGTAGGAAGAGAAAGTGCATTTGGAAACAATGACAAGTCTTGGGCACTACAATGTTTCCACGACGGTTATGAATTTAGCCATAACAACATGAGAACTTCCATCTCAGGCCCTCACTCCCCCACAGTAGGAGTGTACCTGGACCACAGTGCAGGTATTCTCTCCTTCTACAGCGTCTCTGAAACCAtgactctcctccacagagtccagaccacattcactcagcctctctgtcctgGACTTGGGATTCATAGCCGTGGAGCCTCTGCTAAAATCTGTGGAGCCTCAGACACAGAAGAGGAAACAGCATAG